A part of Candidatus Binatia bacterium genomic DNA contains:
- a CDS encoding SGNH/GDSL hydrolase family protein has translation MTPPPGTTSTARRRRARLLTALAVVLLSLGACELVVRAVVRRDADGQEWIGERRLRPFRLPLASIAERLAALEDGRTFFAWDPDLGWAPRRNATSASGLAHVGYDGIRGVRPTALAPTPGVLRVAVFGDSFTFGDEVGDDDTWAVALERALAEHGIAAEVLNFGVNGYGTDQAYLRWRRDGRRFAPDVVVYGFQPENALRNLNVFRALYFAATDMPLQKPRFLLEGGADDRALRAIGQPTIAPRDMLAALADLDRQPLAAYDRYAPPYFDHWWLRSKLLALLVTIAANDLADPFRLDDESRTLARALIDRFAREVTESGAAFVVVHLPRREDLTTMHAGGEPWYAELLREIASRHRVVDPSAAMQQAREDGFEKLGHYAAEMNAIVAAELADPVAAAARER, from the coding sequence GTGACACCGCCGCCGGGCACGACGTCGACCGCCCGGCGGCGGCGCGCGCGGCTGCTCACCGCGCTCGCCGTCGTCCTGCTCTCGCTCGGCGCGTGCGAGCTGGTGGTGCGCGCCGTCGTGCGGCGCGACGCCGACGGCCAGGAGTGGATCGGCGAGCGTCGCCTGCGCCCCTTCCGGCTGCCGCTCGCGAGCATCGCCGAGCGCCTCGCCGCGCTCGAGGACGGGCGGACGTTCTTCGCCTGGGATCCGGACCTCGGCTGGGCGCCGCGTCGCAACGCGACCAGCGCGTCGGGGCTCGCGCACGTCGGCTACGACGGCATCCGCGGCGTCCGACCGACCGCGCTCGCGCCCACACCCGGCGTGCTGCGCGTGGCCGTGTTCGGCGACTCCTTCACCTTCGGCGACGAGGTCGGCGACGACGACACCTGGGCGGTGGCGCTCGAGCGCGCGCTCGCCGAGCACGGCATCGCCGCCGAGGTGCTGAACTTCGGCGTCAACGGCTACGGCACGGACCAGGCCTACCTGCGCTGGCGACGCGACGGCCGTCGCTTCGCGCCCGACGTCGTGGTCTACGGCTTCCAGCCCGAGAACGCGCTGCGCAACCTGAACGTCTTTCGCGCGCTCTACTTCGCCGCGACCGACATGCCGCTGCAGAAGCCGCGCTTCCTCCTCGAAGGCGGCGCGGACGACCGCGCGCTGCGCGCGATCGGACAGCCGACGATCGCACCGCGCGACATGCTCGCCGCGCTCGCCGACCTCGACCGCCAGCCGCTCGCCGCGTACGACCGCTACGCGCCGCCCTACTTCGACCACTGGTGGCTGCGCAGCAAGCTCTTGGCGCTGCTGGTCACGATCGCGGCGAACGACCTCGCCGATCCCTTTCGCCTCGACGACGAGAGCCGCACGCTCGCGCGCGCCCTGATCGACCGCTTCGCGCGCGAGGTCACGGAGAGCGGCGCCGCGTTCGTCGTCGTGCACCTGCCGCGGCGCGAGGACCTCACGACGATGCACGCCGGAGGCGAGCCCTGGTACGCCGAGCTGCTGCGCGAGATCGCGTCGCGGCACCGGGTCGTCGATCCGAGCGCAGCGATGCAGCAGGCCCGCGAGGACGGCTTCGAGAAGCTCGGGCACTACGCGGCCGAGATGAACGCGATCGTCGCGGCCGAGCTCGCGGACCCGGTCGCCGCGGCGGCGCGCGAACGCTGA
- a CDS encoding VCBS repeat-containing protein produces the protein MVDTLAALGIVLAAAACQSEQPAGERAASAPTATAAATSTSSPAPSSAAPQPEASAAPAAQAPRQDPIEGPQVAALLVAQAQFVDEKGPDGKTRPVPGPAKLTIVRKTGDGWTVSILEDPDSNVLHKAMAYEDGFLTIGGNQAMLKTWRFADGKWQQQTHWNPKFGGKHDRLRDIERGDLDHDGTDELVIATHDQGVVAIVHPDENWRVEEVDRQANMFVHEIEIGDVDGDGKMEFFATPSKPNKLDQEQPGEVTMYKSSPEGWQKSIVDAPGDTHAKEILVADVDQDGISELYIVWEGALGQGGTLLRPVTVKQYRLQRDGTWQSTEVASVPDRLMRAIAAGDVTGDGKIDLVAGGLSSGLWLFERDGDGWKKTQIDANSSGFEHPVLLADLDADGTLEIYVASEDQGELRQYRFVDGKFVPTKIAPLEKGDITWNLSDAKL, from the coding sequence GTGGTTGACACGCTGGCCGCGCTCGGCATCGTGCTCGCCGCTGCTGCATGTCAGAGCGAGCAGCCGGCCGGCGAGCGCGCCGCGAGCGCGCCGACGGCGACGGCTGCCGCCACGTCGACGTCCAGCCCCGCACCGAGCTCGGCCGCGCCGCAACCCGAAGCGTCCGCGGCACCGGCCGCCCAGGCCCCGCGCCAGGATCCGATCGAAGGGCCGCAAGTCGCAGCGCTGCTCGTCGCGCAGGCACAGTTCGTCGACGAGAAAGGCCCCGACGGCAAGACCCGGCCCGTGCCCGGCCCGGCGAAGCTCACCATCGTGCGCAAGACCGGCGACGGCTGGACGGTCAGCATCCTCGAGGACCCGGACAGCAACGTGCTGCACAAGGCGATGGCGTACGAGGACGGGTTCCTCACCATCGGCGGCAACCAGGCGATGCTCAAGACCTGGCGCTTCGCCGACGGCAAGTGGCAGCAGCAGACGCACTGGAACCCGAAGTTCGGCGGCAAGCACGACCGTCTGCGCGACATCGAGCGCGGCGACCTCGATCACGACGGCACCGACGAGCTCGTGATCGCGACCCACGACCAGGGCGTGGTCGCGATCGTCCACCCCGACGAGAACTGGCGCGTCGAGGAGGTCGATCGTCAAGCCAACATGTTCGTGCACGAGATCGAGATCGGGGACGTCGACGGCGACGGGAAGATGGAGTTCTTCGCGACGCCGAGCAAGCCGAACAAGCTCGATCAGGAGCAGCCCGGCGAGGTCACGATGTACAAGAGCTCGCCCGAGGGCTGGCAGAAGTCGATCGTCGACGCGCCCGGCGACACGCACGCGAAGGAGATCCTGGTCGCCGACGTGGATCAGGACGGGATCAGCGAGCTGTACATCGTCTGGGAGGGCGCGCTCGGTCAGGGCGGCACGCTGCTGCGTCCGGTCACCGTCAAGCAATACCGTCTACAGAGGGACGGCACGTGGCAGAGCACCGAGGTCGCGAGCGTCCCGGATCGGCTGATGCGCGCCATCGCCGCCGGCGACGTCACCGGTGACGGCAAGATCGACCTGGTCGCGGGCGGGCTCTCGTCCGGCCTGTGGCTCTTCGAGCGCGACGGCGACGGCTGGAAGAAGACGCAGATCGACGCCAACTCGTCGGGCTTCGAGCACCCCGTCCTGCTCGCCGACCTCGACGCCGACGGTACGCTCGAGATCTACGTCGCCTCCGAGGACCAGGGCGAGCTGCGCCAGTACCGCTTCGTCGACGGCAAGTTCGTGCCGACCAAGATCGCGCCGCTCGAGAAGGGCGACATCACCTGGAACCTGAGCGACGCGAAGCTCTGA
- a CDS encoding cytochrome P450, whose translation MELHEVDLVNPDIWVEGVPHEAFRLLRRKAPVFWQEMPGSRGFWAITRYDDVVAVSKDPATFSSYKGGTILRDLPEEDLNNTRTMMLNMDPPQHSKYRKLVSQGFTPRRTAMLEPRIRAATTAILDAVAERGECDFVRDIAAELPLIVIAELIGVPLEDREKIFELSNRLIGFDDPEFQNSENDGKAAAMEMWMYANQLAQERKNAPRDDLVSLLMTSEVDGEKLSEMEFDSFFLLLAVAGNETTRNLISGGMLALIEHPDERRKLIENPNLIPTAVEEMLRWVSPVSQFRRTATRDTEIRGQKIREGDKVVIYYQSANRDEDVFPDPFKFDVTRTPNNHLAFGIGEHFCLGANLARLEIRVMFEELLRRMPDIELAGPVRRLRSNFINGIKEMPVRFTPTRKLAAG comes from the coding sequence ATGGAGCTCCACGAGGTCGACCTGGTCAACCCGGACATCTGGGTCGAGGGTGTTCCGCACGAGGCCTTCCGGCTGCTGCGTCGGAAGGCGCCGGTGTTCTGGCAGGAGATGCCGGGGAGCCGCGGCTTCTGGGCGATCACGCGCTACGACGACGTCGTCGCCGTCTCGAAGGATCCGGCGACCTTCTCCTCGTACAAGGGCGGCACGATCCTCCGGGATCTCCCCGAGGAGGACCTGAACAACACGCGGACCATGATGCTCAACATGGATCCGCCCCAGCACAGCAAGTACCGCAAGCTCGTCAGCCAGGGCTTCACGCCGCGCAGGACGGCGATGCTCGAGCCGCGCATCCGTGCGGCGACGACCGCGATCCTCGACGCGGTCGCCGAGCGCGGCGAGTGCGATTTTGTGCGTGACATCGCGGCCGAGCTGCCGCTGATCGTGATCGCCGAGCTGATCGGCGTCCCGCTCGAGGACCGGGAGAAGATCTTCGAGCTGTCGAACCGTCTGATCGGCTTCGACGATCCCGAGTTCCAGAACTCGGAGAACGACGGCAAGGCGGCGGCGATGGAGATGTGGATGTACGCCAACCAGCTCGCCCAGGAGCGCAAGAATGCGCCGCGCGACGACCTGGTGAGCCTGCTGATGACCAGCGAGGTCGACGGCGAGAAGCTCTCGGAGATGGAGTTCGACTCCTTCTTCCTGCTGCTCGCGGTCGCGGGCAACGAGACCACGCGCAACCTGATCTCCGGCGGCATGCTGGCGCTGATCGAGCACCCCGACGAGCGCCGCAAGCTGATCGAGAACCCGAATCTCATCCCGACCGCGGTCGAGGAGATGCTGCGTTGGGTGTCGCCGGTGAGCCAGTTCCGACGCACCGCGACGCGCGACACCGAGATCCGCGGTCAGAAGATTCGCGAGGGCGACAAGGTCGTCATCTACTACCAGTCGGCGAACCGCGACGAGGACGTCTTCCCCGATCCCTTCAAGTTCGACGTGACGCGCACGCCGAACAACCACCTCGCGTTCGGCATCGGCGAGCATTTCTGCCTCGGCGCGAACCTCGCGCGGCTCGAGATCCGCGTCATGTTCGAGGAGCTGCTGCGCCGCATGCCGGACATCGAGCTCGCCGGGCCGGTGCGTCGCCTGCGCTCGAACTTCATCAACGGCATCAAGGAGATGCCCGTGCGCTTCACGCCGACGCGCAAGCTCGCCGCCGGTTGA
- a CDS encoding ferredoxin, with translation MKVIVDYDRCEANAVCMKICPEVFEVRDDDNLYLLVEEPDESLRPKVEEAVRRCPRQALSISD, from the coding sequence ATGAAGGTCATCGTCGATTACGACCGCTGTGAGGCCAACGCCGTCTGCATGAAGATCTGTCCCGAGGTGTTCGAGGTGCGCGACGACGACAACCTCTACCTGCTGGTCGAGGAGCCCGACGAGAGCCTCCGTCCGAAGGTCGAGGAAGCGGTCCGGCGCTGCCCGCGCCAGGCGCTGTCGATCAGCGACTGA
- a CDS encoding M20/M25/M40 family metallo-hydrolase, translated as MVAWLQVVMSYPSSVRFLRDYVAIPSVNPMRRSDIPPELVGERRYASHVLEQLRRMRVDAELVGSGERASVIAHATARGARETVMIASHLDTVPVDGMEIDPFDPRIENGRLYGRGSCDTKSGMAAAVAALEHVLERGKLRRNVVLVGEADEECASVGVRDVLASLGKQKPDWVIATEPTDLEIVTAHKGIALVRLVAHGVSCHSSEPRAGRNAIVALARAVLALEALGEEIGQMEHPRLGRATLSVGLIGGGQAANIVPQEAWLVTDRRLLPGEDEQRVRTQIESALERRGVADVEIASCAVEKPALETDDDAPAVRACQAALASLGLPTETTTAAFSTDAGLFAEAGLPGVVFGPGSIAQAHTAREWVALDQVERATAFFTNLLQTEGS; from the coding sequence ATGGTTGCATGGCTCCAGGTCGTCATGTCCTACCCGTCGAGCGTCCGATTTCTGCGCGACTACGTCGCGATTCCGTCGGTGAATCCCATGCGCCGCAGCGACATCCCGCCGGAGCTCGTCGGCGAGCGGCGCTACGCGAGCCACGTGCTCGAGCAGCTGCGCCGCATGCGGGTCGACGCGGAGCTGGTGGGATCCGGCGAGCGCGCGAGCGTGATCGCGCACGCGACGGCGCGCGGCGCGCGCGAGACCGTGATGATCGCCTCGCACCTCGACACCGTGCCGGTCGACGGCATGGAGATCGATCCGTTCGACCCGCGCATCGAGAACGGGCGTCTCTACGGCCGTGGATCCTGCGACACCAAGAGCGGCATGGCCGCGGCGGTCGCGGCGCTCGAGCACGTGCTCGAGCGCGGCAAGCTGCGGCGCAACGTGGTGCTCGTTGGCGAGGCCGATGAGGAGTGCGCGAGCGTCGGCGTGCGCGACGTGCTCGCGAGCCTCGGCAAGCAGAAGCCCGACTGGGTGATCGCGACCGAGCCGACCGACCTCGAGATCGTCACCGCGCACAAGGGCATCGCGCTCGTCCGCCTGGTCGCGCACGGCGTGTCGTGCCACAGCTCCGAGCCGCGCGCGGGAAGAAACGCGATCGTCGCGCTCGCGCGCGCGGTGCTCGCGCTCGAAGCGCTCGGCGAGGAGATCGGCCAGATGGAGCATCCGCGCCTCGGGCGCGCGACGCTGTCGGTCGGCCTGATCGGCGGCGGTCAGGCGGCGAACATCGTGCCGCAGGAAGCGTGGCTCGTGACCGACCGCCGCCTGCTCCCCGGCGAGGACGAGCAGCGCGTACGCACGCAGATCGAATCCGCGCTCGAGCGTCGCGGGGTCGCGGACGTCGAGATCGCGTCGTGCGCGGTCGAGAAGCCGGCGCTCGAGACCGACGACGACGCGCCCGCGGTGCGTGCGTGTCAGGCGGCGCTCGCGTCGCTCGGGCTACCGACCGAGACGACGACCGCCGCGTTCAGCACCGACGCCGGGCTGTTCGCCGAGGCGGGGCTACCGGGCGTGGTGTTCGGCCCCGGCTCGATCGCGCAGGCGCACACCGCGCGCGAGTGGGTCGCGCTCGATCAGGTCGAGCGCGCGACCGCGTTCTTCACGAACCTCCTGCAAACCGAAGGCTCGTGA
- a CDS encoding hemolysin family protein, with protein sequence MVWLGAIALLVIFGSVLAMAEASITRMTKVRLVALREEGRRNVDVLEKIESDVPRYLNAVYLSVMCVQNGSAILVAIYAERQWGQFGVTVASVLFTVGYFVAVEAMSKTFAVLHSDRVALALAPVVWVLGRILHWPTRALIGLANVLLPGRGLEQGPFVSEQAIRWMAQLGHEQGSIAEQEKELIHSVFHFAETVVREVMKPRPDIIAIEVNQPLRAAQELMIKHGRSRVPVYRGDLDHIEGMLYARDLLRALHEGASDKSVASLARPVVFVPESKRVGELLTEMQIRKFQIALVTDEYGSVSGLVTMEDLLEELVGDISDEHDREEPRIELVDESTFRVNGRVSIDDVNEALGVELPQDEWDTVAGLMLGLLGHIPTQGQEVRFDHLKLKAENVVGRRIKSVLITREPPEEQAGEGEREPDAKADKA encoded by the coding sequence GTGGTTTGGCTCGGCGCGATCGCGCTTCTCGTCATTTTTGGCTCGGTGCTCGCCATGGCGGAGGCGTCCATCACCCGCATGACCAAGGTTCGGCTGGTCGCGCTGCGCGAGGAGGGGCGGCGGAACGTCGACGTCCTCGAGAAGATCGAGAGCGACGTGCCGCGCTATCTGAACGCCGTCTACCTTTCGGTGATGTGCGTGCAGAACGGCTCGGCGATTTTGGTCGCGATCTACGCCGAGCGTCAGTGGGGACAGTTCGGCGTCACCGTCGCGTCGGTGCTGTTCACCGTCGGCTACTTCGTCGCCGTCGAGGCGATGTCGAAGACCTTCGCGGTCCTGCACAGCGACCGCGTCGCGCTGGCGCTCGCGCCGGTGGTGTGGGTGCTCGGCCGCATCCTGCACTGGCCGACGCGCGCGCTGATCGGTCTCGCCAACGTGCTCCTGCCCGGACGCGGGCTCGAGCAGGGACCGTTCGTCTCCGAGCAGGCGATCCGCTGGATGGCGCAGCTCGGGCACGAGCAGGGCAGCATCGCCGAGCAGGAGAAGGAGCTCATCCACTCGGTCTTCCACTTCGCCGAGACGGTCGTCCGCGAGGTGATGAAGCCGCGCCCCGACATCATCGCGATCGAGGTGAACCAGCCGCTGCGCGCCGCGCAGGAGCTGATGATCAAGCACGGTCGCTCGCGCGTGCCGGTCTACCGCGGCGACCTCGACCACATCGAAGGTATGCTTTACGCGCGCGACCTGCTGCGTGCGCTGCACGAAGGCGCTTCCGACAAGAGCGTCGCCTCGCTCGCGCGCCCGGTCGTGTTCGTCCCCGAGTCGAAGCGCGTCGGTGAGCTGCTCACCGAGATGCAAATCCGAAAATTCCAGATCGCGCTGGTGACGGACGAGTACGGCTCGGTGTCCGGGCTCGTGACGATGGAGGACCTGCTCGAGGAGCTGGTCGGCGACATCTCCGACGAGCACGACCGCGAGGAGCCGCGCATCGAGCTGGTCGACGAGTCGACCTTCCGCGTGAACGGCCGCGTCTCGATCGACGACGTCAACGAGGCGCTCGGCGTCGAGCTGCCGCAGGACGAGTGGGACACGGTCGCGGGTCTCATGCTCGGGCTGCTCGGCCACATCCCGACGCAGGGTCAGGAGGTGCGCTTCGACCACCTCAAGCTGAAGGCCGAGAACGTGGTCGGGCGGCGCATCAAGTCGGTGCTGATCACGCGCGAGCCGCCCGAAGAGCAGGCCGGCGAGGGCGAGCGCGAGCCCGACGCGAAGGCCGACAAGGCGTGA
- a CDS encoding NAD(+) synthase: MRGARGASRGTSSDAARSESSPFLDVRKHGFARVAVCVPRVRVADPAFNADAHLAELEKVYDAGAHYALFPELGLSGYTCGDLFFQETLLREVRDALARMLDASADWNVAASVGLPLVVDDLVFNCAVTFRRGRVLAVVPKSYPPNYREFYEGRWFHAAAEARSREVELLGQTVPFGTDVLVRLPDLPHFVLHTDVCEDLWVPVPPSTLAALAGATVLANLSASNITVGKWEFRRELVTSSAARNIAVQMYSAAGFGESTADLAWDGHGLIAERGVLIGETERFRTDGGSVVVDVDLEAVVQDRMRQTSFGQNRRALGGEFRCVESEAAREARDVRVFETLNRAVDPHPFVPSDPARRDHRCREVFLIQATSLARRLESLPEHARRVTVGVSGGQDSTHALLVAAHALDLLGLERSRITGVTMPGFGTTERTRRNAHRLIEALGATHREIPIVDLSESVFAAIGHPPEQENVTFENVQAWLRKLLLFASTSQTGGIDLGTGDLSEIALGFATYGGDHMSHYAVNSGVPKTLITFLIRWASEVVFRDEPGVQEVLQDVIATPISPELLRPSPTGEIKQRTEDIVGPYELHDFFLYHLLRFGSGPRRIARLAHHAFAGRYELAEIRRWLIVFVQRFFASQFKRDCMPDGPKVGSGGALSPRGDWRMPPDASPDAWLAEARSLPERVVAARGAVPRVQARAAAARRRAARS, encoded by the coding sequence GTGCGCGGGGCTCGAGGAGCATCCCGAGGAACGTCCTCGGATGCGGCGCGAAGCGAGAGCTCCCCGTTTCTCGACGTCCGCAAGCACGGCTTCGCGCGCGTCGCCGTCTGCGTGCCGCGCGTGCGCGTCGCGGATCCCGCCTTCAACGCCGACGCACACCTCGCCGAGCTCGAGAAGGTCTACGACGCGGGCGCGCACTATGCGCTGTTCCCGGAGCTCGGTCTCTCCGGCTACACCTGCGGCGACCTGTTCTTCCAGGAGACGCTCCTGCGCGAGGTGCGCGACGCGCTCGCGCGTATGCTTGACGCGTCGGCAGACTGGAACGTCGCGGCGTCCGTCGGCCTGCCGCTCGTCGTCGACGACCTGGTGTTCAACTGCGCGGTGACCTTCCGCCGCGGCCGCGTGCTCGCCGTGGTGCCGAAGTCGTACCCGCCGAACTATCGCGAGTTCTACGAGGGACGCTGGTTCCACGCCGCGGCCGAGGCGCGCTCGCGCGAGGTCGAGCTGCTCGGGCAGACCGTGCCGTTCGGCACCGACGTGCTGGTCCGGCTGCCCGATCTCCCGCACTTCGTCCTGCACACCGACGTCTGCGAGGACCTCTGGGTGCCGGTGCCGCCGAGCACGCTCGCCGCACTCGCCGGCGCGACCGTGCTCGCGAACCTCTCGGCGTCGAACATCACCGTCGGCAAGTGGGAGTTCCGCCGCGAGCTGGTGACGTCGTCGGCGGCGCGGAACATCGCGGTGCAGATGTACAGCGCGGCGGGCTTCGGCGAGTCGACCGCCGACCTCGCTTGGGACGGCCACGGGCTGATCGCCGAGCGCGGCGTGCTGATCGGCGAGACCGAGCGCTTCAGGACCGATGGCGGCTCGGTGGTGGTCGACGTCGACCTCGAGGCGGTCGTGCAGGACCGCATGCGCCAGACCTCGTTCGGCCAGAACCGTCGCGCGCTCGGCGGCGAGTTCCGCTGCGTCGAGAGCGAAGCTGCGCGCGAGGCGCGCGACGTGCGCGTCTTCGAGACGCTGAACCGCGCGGTCGATCCGCACCCGTTCGTGCCGTCCGATCCGGCGCGTCGCGATCACCGCTGCCGCGAGGTGTTTCTCATCCAGGCGACGTCGCTCGCGCGTCGTCTCGAGTCGCTGCCCGAGCACGCGCGCCGCGTGACGGTCGGCGTCTCGGGCGGTCAGGACTCGACGCACGCGCTGCTCGTCGCGGCGCACGCGCTCGACCTGCTCGGGCTCGAGCGCTCGCGCATCACCGGCGTCACCATGCCGGGCTTCGGCACCACCGAGCGCACGCGACGCAACGCGCACCGCCTGATCGAAGCGCTCGGCGCGACGCACCGCGAGATCCCGATCGTCGACCTGAGCGAGTCGGTGTTCGCCGCGATCGGACACCCGCCGGAGCAGGAGAACGTCACCTTCGAGAACGTCCAGGCGTGGCTGCGCAAGCTCCTGCTCTTCGCCTCGACGTCGCAGACCGGCGGCATCGACCTCGGCACCGGCGACCTGTCGGAGATCGCGCTCGGCTTCGCGACCTACGGCGGCGACCACATGTCGCACTACGCGGTGAACTCCGGCGTGCCGAAGACGCTGATCACCTTCCTGATCCGCTGGGCGTCGGAGGTCGTGTTCCGCGACGAGCCCGGCGTGCAGGAGGTGCTGCAGGACGTGATCGCGACGCCGATCAGCCCGGAGCTGCTGCGTCCGTCACCGACCGGCGAGATCAAGCAGCGCACGGAGGACATCGTCGGGCCGTACGAGCTGCACGACTTCTTCCTCTATCACCTGCTGCGCTTCGGCTCCGGGCCGCGGCGCATCGCGCGCCTCGCGCACCACGCGTTCGCGGGACGCTACGAGCTCGCCGAGATTCGCCGCTGGCTGATCGTCTTCGTGCAGCGCTTCTTCGCGAGCCAATTCAAGCGCGACTGCATGCCCGACGGGCCGAAGGTCGGCTCCGGTGGCGCGCTCTCTCCGCGCGGCGACTGGCGCATGCCGCCCGACGCGTCGCCCGACGCCTGGCTCGCGGAGGCGCGCTCGCTGCCCGAACGCGTCGTCGCGGCGCGCGGCGCGGTGCCGCGCGTCCAGGCTCGCGCGGCGGCGGCTCGGCGGCGAGCCGCGCGGTCGTGA
- a CDS encoding alkaline phosphatase PhoX has translation MAPVPQASQLLDRALSRRSLLRGGLAVTLAFATLRRSTARGADAVAGRLRPGALQRDPNGILDLPAGFSYRVVSRTGDTMADGLRVPGAADGMGAFPGPNGTTIVVRNHELVIEQASLGPYGARNALLDKVDLKSVYDPGAAGVPAMGGTTTFVWDTRKGELVAQWLSLAGTVRNCAGGPTPWGTWITCEESVVTPDGNYARPHGFAFEVPPTATPQLIQPVPLEAMGRFFREAVAFDPASGCVYQTEDLPDGLFYRFVPNDRTRLTAGGKLQAFKTCECKSGIDVRNWSASELAIGELIDAEWVDLDDVESPHDDLRKRGAALGATRFARGEGMWRGADGIYFACTNGGEARRGQIFRYVPSPYEGTPREKDEPGTLELFVEPNDVEKLDMGDNLTVAPWGELIVCEDGSGEQLLRVVDANGELHPFARNALNSSELAGATFSPDGSTLFVNIYEPGITLAITGPWPRAAA, from the coding sequence GTGGCCCCTGTCCCGCAAGCCTCGCAGCTCCTCGATCGCGCGCTGAGCCGTCGCTCGCTGCTCCGCGGCGGGCTCGCCGTGACGCTCGCGTTCGCGACGCTCCGGCGCAGCACGGCGCGCGGCGCCGACGCGGTCGCAGGCCGCCTGCGTCCGGGTGCGCTGCAGCGCGATCCGAACGGGATCCTCGACCTGCCGGCGGGCTTCTCCTATCGCGTCGTCTCGCGCACCGGCGACACGATGGCCGACGGGCTGCGCGTGCCGGGCGCGGCCGACGGCATGGGCGCGTTCCCCGGCCCGAACGGCACGACGATCGTCGTGCGCAACCACGAGCTGGTGATCGAGCAAGCGAGCCTCGGCCCGTACGGCGCGCGCAACGCGCTCCTCGACAAGGTCGATCTGAAGAGCGTCTACGACCCCGGCGCGGCAGGCGTGCCCGCGATGGGCGGCACGACGACCTTCGTCTGGGACACGCGCAAGGGCGAGCTCGTCGCGCAGTGGCTGAGCCTCGCCGGCACGGTGCGCAACTGCGCCGGCGGCCCGACGCCGTGGGGCACGTGGATCACCTGCGAGGAGAGCGTCGTCACGCCCGACGGAAACTACGCGCGTCCGCACGGCTTCGCCTTCGAGGTCCCGCCGACCGCGACGCCGCAGCTCATCCAGCCCGTGCCGCTCGAGGCGATGGGACGCTTCTTCCGCGAGGCGGTCGCCTTCGATCCGGCGTCGGGCTGCGTCTACCAGACCGAGGATCTGCCCGACGGCCTGTTCTACCGCTTCGTGCCCAACGACCGGACGCGGCTCACCGCCGGCGGCAAGCTGCAGGCGTTCAAGACCTGCGAGTGCAAGAGCGGCATCGACGTGCGCAACTGGAGCGCGAGCGAGCTGGCGATCGGCGAGCTCATCGACGCGGAGTGGGTCGACCTCGACGACGTCGAGTCGCCGCACGACGATCTGCGCAAGCGCGGCGCCGCGCTCGGCGCGACGCGCTTTGCGCGCGGTGAGGGGATGTGGCGCGGCGCCGACGGCATCTACTTCGCGTGCACCAACGGCGGCGAGGCGCGCCGCGGACAGATCTTCCGCTACGTCCCGAGCCCGTACGAAGGGACGCCGCGCGAGAAGGACGAGCCCGGCACGCTCGAGCTCTTCGTCGAGCCGAACGACGTCGAGAAGCTCGACATGGGCGACAACTTGACGGTCGCGCCGTGGGGCGAGCTGATCGTCTGCGAGGACGGGAGCGGTGAGCAGCTGCTGCGCGTCGTCGACGCGAACGGCGAGCTGCATCCCTTCGCGCGCAACGCGCTGAACTCGTCGGAGCTCGCCGGCGCGACCTTCTCGCCCGACGGCTCGACGCTGTTCGTCAACATCTACGAGCCCGGTATCACGCTCGCGATCACGGGTCCGTGGCCGCGCGCCGCGGCTTGA